In the Telopea speciosissima isolate NSW1024214 ecotype Mountain lineage chromosome 2, Tspe_v1, whole genome shotgun sequence genome, one interval contains:
- the LOC122650897 gene encoding probable transcription factor At3g04930, which translates to MASTPTPSPIPPQSQTPHLSIKTAARKLPIKRKTPDTPSRSSPVPNRIPKLETAHDEDDNIIDGEDLEDAAGDDLKPPPFKYHRIWPESDEIRFLQGLLDCSAESFLFPRDLSLFYDRFSQTMPQPYTKSQLSEKLRRLRKKFRVISTRISRGLNPSLLSPHDSALFDLSKQLWHPSYASSTPFQSNKRKSSEVRVRVSFSPNPSACLSPPPVPAVQDPSCANINDANFVEEDTELNLESHLCSEQEQCLPIGDDFDGFSGSGGGGLGRFAAKTIIDVFDRSLKELRMKLIRQGLLYPDQKSTSTTAGSSKQVKAVDFEKRWREQRAVELDVLARRLRLVLENANTMRAPQQL; encoded by the coding sequence ATGGCCTCCACCCCAACCCCAAGCCCTATCCCTCCACAATCACAAACCCCACACCTTTCCATTAAGACCGCAGCTCGCAAGCTCCCTATCAAACGCAAAACACCTGACACTCCATCCCGATCATCTCCGGTTCCGAACCGGATCCCCAAACTTGAAACCGCACACGATGAAGACGATAACATCATCGACGGCGAAGACCTCGAAGACGCAGCGGGAGACGATCTCAAGCCCCCTCCCTTCAAATACCATCGCATATGGCCAGAATCAGACGAAATTCGATTCCTCCAAGGCCTCCTCGATTGCTCCGCCGAGAGTTTTCTCTTCCCACGAGATCTTTCTCTTTTCTACGATCGTTTCTCACAGACCATGCCTCAGCCTTACACCAAGTCCCAGCTCTCCGAGAAGCTTCGCCGCCTCCGTAAGAAGTTTCGTGTCATCTCCACCCGAATTTCACGTGGGCTCAATCCTTCGCTTCTCAGTCCGCACGATAGTGCGCTCTTCGATCTTTCGAAGCAGCTCTGGCATCCTTCATATGCCTCTTCGACTCCCTTTCAGTCTAATAAGCGGAAGTCCTCcgaggttagggttagggttagctTCTCTCCTAATCCTTCTGCATGTCTTTCTCCCCCTCCTGTTCCAGCGGTTCAAGACCCAAGCTGCGCCAATATCAATGACGCTAATTTTGTCGAGGAAGACACCGAATTGAATTTAGAGTCCCATCTCTGCAGTGAACAGGAACAATGTTTACCGATAGGCGATGATTTTGATGGTTTCAGTGGCAGTGGCGGTGGTGGGCTCGGACGATTCGCAGCCAAGACCATTATTGATGTGTTCGATAGATCCCTCAAAGAGTTGAGAATGAAACTGATTCGCCAGGGGCTGCTTTATCCTGACCAGAAGTCTACTTCTACCACAGCTGGTTCGTCGAAACAGGTAAAAGCAGTAGATTTTGAGAAGAGGTGGCGAGAGCAACGGGCAGTGGAGCTGGATGTGTTGGCTCGTCGCTTGAGGTTGGTTCTTGAGAATGCCAATACGATGAGAGCACCTCAACAACTGTAA